A window from Apostichopus japonicus isolate 1M-3 chromosome 2, ASM3797524v1, whole genome shotgun sequence encodes these proteins:
- the LOC139981415 gene encoding uncharacterized protein: protein MALADVAENLAGADGRPLYSIGRGRFLVKVGKLEAMHDIWVADIDADALLGYEFKQRFDCTIAAGKGEMTIGGLQQSTVEEKLDRCRVVLARTVVVPASSEGMATARVPGWKMQGESAVVECSEKFLEKHPVIIARAIVDLNKETAPLRLMNPTSRPLILYEGTTVGECLSAEEIGIKETTVARRTTREKSVVEFKEKYATLDKHLQKVAEKSSDYLGDAEAILAKKLPADNADVFALCKGDLGRTDLVQHAIDTGTSRPIRQARVASRYTVRKRPRKR from the coding sequence ATGGCCCTTGCCGACGTTGCAGAGAATTTGGCGGGAGCGGACGGTAGaccactgtacagtataggacGTGGTAGATTCCTGGTAAAAGTGGGGAAACTAGAAGCGATGCATGATATTTGGGTGGCAGATATAGACGCTGATGCACTTCTTGGGTACGAATTCAAACAGAGATTCGATTGCACGATAGCCGCTGGAAAGGGGGAGATGACCATTGGTGGACTACAACAGAGTACCGTTGAGGAAAAGCTTGATAGGTGCAGAGTTGTGTTAGCCAGGACGGTGGTTGTTCCTGCCTCGAGCGAAGGGATGGCGACGGCCCGAGTCCCAGGCTGGAAAATGCAAGGAGAATCTGCTGTTGTGGAGTGTAGCGAGAAATTTCTTGAGAAGCACCCTGTGATAATCGCTAGGGCCATTGTGGACCTCAATAAGGAAACCGCACCTTTACGACTAATGAATCCGACGAGCAGACCCCTAATACTTTACGAAGGCACTACTGTGGGTGAATGTCTTTCTGCAGAAGAAATAGGCATTAAAGAAACAACAGTAGCCCGTCGTACGACCAGGGAGAAAAGCGTTGTAGAATTCAAGGAGAAATATGCAACTCTGGACAAACATTTGCAGAAGGTAGCAGAGAAGAGCTCTGATTACCTTGGTGACGCGGAAGCGATATTGGCGAAGAAACTTCCGGCCGATAATGCAGACGTCTTTGCTTTATGTAAAGGGGACCTTGGGCGCACTGACTTGGTCCAACATGCAATCGACACCGGAACTTCTAGGCCAATTCGACAGGCCCGCGTCGCCTCCCGGTATACCGTAAGGAAGAGGCCGAGAAAGAGGTAG
- the LOC139955751 gene encoding uncharacterized protein, whose product MSAKGISFEATTSSDMEAADVGHAEMDEIPVCTLESATDNATGATVGKSSSERSETGDLSEVGNAGGILTSNKVDYDESEVVQTHLDVLNEKVLKDLLCDVCLPENKYEALLKPQQRGIEIRLEEYYAVFYDNEFYIGRLLEKDGEEYLFKFLHRVRSASKMYDWPIRSDSEKVLGKFVIDGPLTLVGSGPFSVQEIENVEKAYAEMKAITQAEL is encoded by the exons ATGTCTGCTAAAGGGATTTCATTTGAAGCAACTACTAGCAGTGATATGGAAGCTGCAGATGTAGGTCACGCTGAGATGGATGAGATTCCGGTCTGTACACTTGAGAGTGCAACTGATAATGCAACTGGAGCAACTGTGGGTAAATCATCATCTGAAAGATCTGAGACAGGGGACTTATCTGAAGTGGGTAATGCAGGTGGCATACTAACTTCCAACAAAGTGG ATTATGATGAATCTGAAGTTGTCCAGACACACTTGGATGTGTTGAATGAAAAGGTCTTAAAAGATCTCTTATGTGATGTCTGCCTACCAGAGAACAAGTATGAGGCATTACTAAAACCACAGCAAAGAGGGATTGAAATTCGCCTTGAAGAGTATTATGCTGTCTTCTATGACAACGAATTCTATATTGGACGATTGCTTGAGAAAGATGGGGAGGAATATCTGTTTAAGTTTCTCCATAGAGTTCGCAGTGCATCTAAGATGTATGATTGGCCTATAAGGTCAGATTCTGAGAAGGTTTTAGGCAAATTCGTTATCGATGGACCCCTTACATTGGTGGGCAGTGGACCATTTTCTGTgcaagaaattgaaaatgtgGAGAAAGCATATGCTGAAATGAAAGCAATAACACAAGCTGAGCTGTAA